In Pyricularia oryzae 70-15 chromosome 2, whole genome shotgun sequence, one genomic interval encodes:
- a CDS encoding 3-hydroxy-3-methylglutaryl-coenzyme A reductase, translated as MIASSLIPSRFRGSRPGEKAPPPSWLNRKVTPFLQKLAGITSSHPIHTVAIVALLASSTYIGLLEESLFDANWSVRKADWSSLTEGSRTLWTAPDTEWKWQSHELSGNPPAANSKHLALLTFIFPDSLDDAPKTAPLQHTVPIPDNLTITPLPSTSNSLTTYSQDSALAFSLPYDQAPEFLAAAQEIPNETSGQDARESENGREKKMWIMKAARVHTRSSVIRWFQNAWMEFIDTLKNAETLDIIIMVLGYLSMHLTFVSLFLSMRRMGSNFWLAANTLFSSVFSFLFGLIVTTKLGVPITVVLLSEGLPFLVVTIGFEKNIVLTRAVLSHAIEHRRADTVKQSKSAGSQKSASGNGSQSVIQYAIQMAIKEKAYGILKDYAIEILILVCGAASGVQGGLQQFCFLAAWILFFDCILLFTFYTAILYIKLEINRIKRHVEMRKALEDDGLSRRVAENVASSNDWPAGKGSNTSLFGKQIKSTSVPKFKGMMVSGFIIINLLNLCSIPFRSTHSLSSLSTWAGGLGGVLNSPPVDPFKVAANGLDEILGEAKSTNTETIVTILTPIKYELEYPSVHYALPPPKSAVPPEADLGYGVGGRMVGGILKSLEDPVLSKWIVVALAMSVALNGYLFNAALMGIKDPNAATQPINPRELADAQKFNDTDQAMLPLGEYQPPTAPPTPRRQPSPGVEEESDSGRTQVDNSPLPPAVPRTAAEIDTILKEKRVYELSDEEIVAYSLKGKIPGYSLERSLKDCTRAVKIRRTIISRTKATSSITSLLDRSKLPYRNYNWEQVLGACCENVIGFMPLPVGVAGPLVIDGQSYFIPMATTEGVLVASASRGCKAINAGGGAVTVLTGDGMTRGPCVGFETLERAGAAKNWLDSDVGQAFMTKAFNSTSRFARLESMKTAIAGTNLYIRFRTTTGDAMGMNMISKGVEEALRAMAAPDEGGFTDMQILTLSGNYCSDKKPAAINWIEGRGKSVVAEAIIPGDIVRSVLKIDVDSLVEMNISKNLIGSAMAGAMGGFNAHAANIVAAVFLATGQDPAQVVESANCITIMRNLRGNLQISVSMPSIEVGTLGGGTILEPQSAMLDLLGVRGSHPTTPGDNARRLARIIAAAVLAGELSLCSALAAGHLVKAHMAHNRSTPATRSTTPAPPATGSGSGFMTPVGLAMTSAVEKATGGTLRSNKSSASLERQAAVGR; from the exons ATGATCGCATCCTCGCTCATCCCGTCGAGGTTTAGGGGCAGCCGACCTGGCGAaaaggcgccgccgccgtcgtggcTGAACCGCAAAGTCACCCCGTTTCTCCAGAAGCTCGCCGGTATCACCTCGTCGCATCCGATTCACACGGTAGCCATCGTCGCCCTTCTCGCCAGCTCTACCTACATTGGGTTACTCGAGGAGAGCCTGTTCGATGCGAACTGGAGCGTGAGAAAGGCCGATTGGTCCTCTCTCACAGAGGGCAGCAGAACCTTGTGGACTGCTCCCGATACGGAATGGAAATGGCAGTCACACGAGCTGTCCGGTAACCCGCCGGCTGCCAACTCCAAGCACCTCGCACTGTTGACCTTCATCTTCCCCGATTCGTTGGACGATGCCCCGAAGACCGCTCCCCTCCAACATACCGTTCCGATTCCCGACAACCTGACGATTACTCCTCTTCCGTCCACGTCCAACTCTCTTACGACCTACTCTCAGGACTCGGCTCTCGCCTTCTCCCTGCCCTACGATCAAGCGCCCGAGTTTTTGGCTGCGGCTCAAGAGATTCCGAATGAAACATCCGGCCAGGACGCCCGGGAGTCGGAAAATGGGCGTGAGAAGAAGATGTGGATAATGAAGGCTGCCCGAGTCCACACTAGAAGCAGCGTGATTCGATGGTTCCAGAATGCCTGGATGGAGTTCATCGACACTCTGAAGAACGCTGAAACTCTTGATATCATCATCATGGTGCTCGGATACCTTTCCATGCACCTGACTTTCGTCTCACTTTTTCTGTCAATGCGCCGGATGGGCTCGAACTTTTGGCTGGCTGCCAACACTCTGTTTTCGTCCGTGTTCTCCTTCCTCTTTGGCCTTATCGTCACAACCAAGCTCGGCGTGCCAATCACCGTTGTCTTGCTCTCGGAGGGTCTGCCATTTTTGGTTGTAACCATTGGATTTGAGAAGAATATCGTTCTTACCCGCGCCGTCCTATCTCACGCCATTGAGCACCGTCGGGCTGATACTGTGAAGCAGTCAAAGTCCGCCGGGAGCCAAAAGTCTGCCAGCGGCAATGGATCGCAGTCCGTTATTCAATATGCCATCCAGATGGCCATCAAGGAAAAGGCGTATGGCATTCTCAAGGACTACGCCATCGAGATTCTTATCCTTGTCTGCGGTGCTGCTTCTGGTGTCCAGGGCGGACTGCAACAGTTCTGCTTCTTGGCCGCTTGGATCCTGTTCTTCGACTGCATTCTGCTCTTTACCTTCTACACTGCTATTCTGTACATCAAGCTAGAGATCAACAGAATCAAGCGTCACGTCGAGATGCGCAAAGCCCTTGAAGACGACGGCCTCAGTCGCCGCGTCGCAGAGAACGTCGCCAGCAGCAACGATTGGCCCGCTGGCAAGGGTTCCAACACCTCCCTTTTTGGAAAGCAGATTAAGAGCACAAGCGTCCCGAAGTTCAAGGGTATGATGGTGTCTGGCTTCATCATCATTAACCTCCTCAACCTTTGTTCTATTCCGTTCCGAAGCACACATTCCTTGTCTTCCCTGTCTACCTGGGCCGGAGGTCTGGGTGGTGTCCTGAACTCACCTCCTGTCGACCCCTTCAAGGTGGCAGCCAACGGTTTGGACGAGATTCTAGGCGAGGCCAAGAGCACGAACACGGAGACAATCGTTACAATCCTTACGCCGATCAAATACGAGCTCGAGTACCCCTCGGTGCACTATGCTCTCCCTCCACCCAAGTCCGCCGTGCCACCCGAAGCAGATCTTGGTTACGGCGTTGGCGGTCGTATGGTTGGTGGTATTCTGAAGAGCCTGGAAGACCCTGTCCTCTCCAAGTGGATCGTTGTTGCacttgccatgagcgttgcACTCAACGGCTATCTCTTTAATGCCGCCCTCATGGGGATTAAGGACCCGAATGCCGCGACCCAGCCAATCAACCCGAGGGAACTCGCCGATGCTCAGAAATTCAACGACACTGACCAGGCCATGTTGCCCCTGGGCGAGTACCAGCCTCCGACGGCGCCTCCCACCCCGAGGAGACAGCCGAGTCCTGGAGTCGAGGAAGAAAGTGATTCAGGCCGGACTCAGGTTGACAactctcctcttcctccggCTGTCCCACGCACCGCTGCCGAGATTGACACAATTCTTAAGGAGAAGCGTGTTTACGAACTGTCGGATGAAGAGATTGTTGCTTACTCGCTCAAGGGCAAGATTCCAGGTTACTCACTCGAGCGGAGCTTGAAAGACTGCACCCGCGCTGTCAAGATCCGAAGGACCATCATCTCCCGAACTAAGGCCACCTCATCCATTACCAGTCTCTTGGACAGGTCTAAACTTCCCTACCGCAACTACAACTGGGAGCAGGTTCTGGGTGCTTGCTGCGAGAACGTCATTGGCTTCATGCCTCTTCCGGTCGGAGTTGCTGGTCCTCTTGTCATTGATGGTCAAAGCTACTTCATCCCCATGGCCACAACAGAGGGTGTGTTGGTGGCAAGTGCGAGCCGTGGTTGCAAGGCCATCAACGCTGGAGGTGGTGCCGTCACCGTGTTGACCGGTGACGGCATGACGCGAGGCCCTTGCGTTGGTTTCGAGACGCTTGAGCGTGCTGGAGCGGCCAAGAACTGGCTCGACAGCGATGTGGGTCAGGCATTCATGACCAAAGCCTTCAACTCGACATCACGATTCGCCCGGCTCGAGTCCATGAAGACTGCGATTGCCGGTACCAACCTGTACATTCGATTCAGGACGACTACTGGTGATGCCATGGGAATGAACATGATTTCCAAGGGTGTCGAGGAGGCCCTGAGAGCCATGGCTGCTCCAGACGAGGGTGGTTTCACTGACATGCAAATCCTGACGCTCAGTGGCAACTACTGCTCGGACAAGAAGCCGGCCGCCATTAACTGGATCGAGGGTCGTGGAAAGAGTGTTGTCGCAGAGGCCATCATTCCAGGGGACATTGTCCGCAGTGTCCTGAAGATTGACGTCGACTCGTTGGTCGAGATGAACATTTCCAAGAACTTGATTGGCTCCGCCATGGCTGGCGCCATGGGTGGCTTCAATGCGCACGCTGCCAACATTGTAGCGGCTGTGTTTTTGGCGACTGGTCAGGATCCGGCACAAGTTGTCGAGAGTGCCAACTGCATCACTATTATGCGAAA CCTGCGCGGAAACTTGCAAATCTCGGTTTCGATGCCATCGATTGAGGTTGGAACGCTCGGTGGAGGTACCATTCTCGAACCTCAAAGCGCTATGCTTGACCTCCTTGGCGTGCGCGGGTCTCACCCAACGACACCCGGCGACAATGCCCGTCGCCTTGCCCGCATTATCGCAGCCGCAGTCTTGGCCGGAGAGCTGTCACTTTGCAGTGCCCTGGCGGCCGGCCACTTGGTCAAGGCTCACATGGCGCACAACAGGTCAACGCCCGCTACACGAAGCACCACGCCCGCTCCCCCGGCGACCGGCAGTGGCAGTGGCTTCATGACACCTGTGGGACTTGCCATGACTTCAGCAGTGGAGAAGGCGACTGGTGGAACCCTGAGGTCAAACAAGAGCTCGGCTAGCTTGGAGAGGCAGGCTGCCGTCGGGcgatag
- a CDS encoding catechol 1,2-dioxygenase 1: protein MASENTNGATKPAESKFDPNFTQHVIDLMSPETLPRHREILTSLIRHMHDFCREVELKQDEWVLGVNYINSLGQAYKKNRNETWRLMDILGIESLVDEINNKVVTPDGKAPTSSAILGPFWSPETPFRDLGASCVQDMPADGQLTRFHGVIRDVETGKGIPGAVFDMWQASTNGKYDVFDPENQTRHNLRGKFKTDEEGRFWFYCLKPTEYAIDTTGPSAVLLKMMHRHPYRPAHIHMMVTHPDYLGITAQLYPRDDPYLETDTVSAVKPDLLLDFNPAAKDDPMGAQLDCEYNVNMVSKKYKPDSTMLLGNANQGNFD, encoded by the exons ATGGCTTCCGAAAACACCAATGGTGCGACcaagcccgccgagagcaaaTTTGACCCCAACTTCACGCAGCATGTTATCGACCTGATGAGCCCTGAGACCCTTCCCAGGCATCGGGAAATTCTCACCTCCCTCATCAGGCACATGCACGACTTCTGCCGTGAGGTCGAGCTCAAGCAGGACGAGTGGGTCCTCGGTGTTAACTACATCAACTCGCTTGGCCAGGCCTACAAGAAGAACAGGAATGAGACATGGCGTCTCATGGACATTCTGGGTATCGAGTC CCTTGTTGATGAGATCAACAACAAGGTCGTCACCCCAGATGGCAAGGCTCCCACATCTTCCGCCATTCTGGGCCCCTTCTGGTCCCCCGAGACGCCCTTCCGCGACCTCGGCGCCTCTTGCGTGCAGGACATGCCCGCCGATGGTCAGCTGACCCGGTTCCACGGCGTCATCAGGGATGTCGAAACCGGCAAGGGCATTCCGGGTGCCGTTTTCGACATGTGGCAAGCCAGCACCAACGGCAAGTACGACGTCTTTGACCCGGAGAACCAGACGCGTCACAACCTGCGCGGCAAGTTCAAGACGGACGAGGAGGGCCGCTTCTGGTTCTACTGCCTGAAGCCTACCGAGTACGCCATCGACACAACGGGTCCCAGCGCGGTGCTGTTGAAGATGATGCACAGGCATCCATACCGGCCCGCGCACATCCACATGATGGTCACCCACCCGGATTACCTCGGCATCACCGCACAGCTGTACCCCAGGGACGACCCGTACCTCGAGACCGACACCGTCTCGGCCGTCAAGCCCGACCTGCTGCTCGACTTCAACCCAGCCGCCAAGGACGACCCCATGGGTGCCCAACTGGACTGCGAGTACAACGTCAACATGGTCTCCAAGAAGTACAAGCCTGACTCAACCATGCTCCTGGGCAACGCCAACCAGGGCAACTTTGATTAG
- a CDS encoding nicotinamidase, giving the protein MTTATDTFTPALIVVDLQEDFCPPNGSLAVPDGRAVAPVINKLLTSTAFVTRVATKDWHPQSHVSFAANHVSKEPFIDFVTITNPLNGSESYETRLWPVHCVQDTPGAALIPELDLGRIDEVLEKGIRSDVEMYSAFYPPLKDPRVGDSGLAGLLREKGISHVYVVGLAADYCVRSTALDAAAEGFVTVIVEEGTKPVDPAAWPTVRQEIIASGVGIVDMDSEEVKKLFT; this is encoded by the exons ATGACTACCGCCACAGACACCTTCACGCCCGCCCTGATAGTCGTTGACTTGCAGGAAGACTTTTGCCCACCG AACGGCTCTCTCGCCGTCCCCGACGGTCGCGCCGTTGCCCCCGTAATCAACAAGCTGCTCACCTCGACAGCCTTCGTCACCCGTGTCGCGACCAAGGACTGGCATCCGCAGTCGCACGTGTCATTTGCCGCGAACCATGTCTCCAAGGAGCCTTTTATTGACTTTGTCACCATCACCAACCCGCTAAATGGGTCAGAGAGCTACGAGACGCGACTATGGCCGGTGCACTGCGTCCAGGACACACCCGGCGCGGCCTTGATCCCAGAGCTAGACCTCGGCAGAATCGACGAGGTGCTCGAGAAGGGGATCAGGTCCGACGTGGAAATGTACAGCGCCTTCTACCCGCCGCTCAAGGACCCCCGCGTCGGCGACTCTGGGCTTGCTGGATTGCTGAGGGAGAAGGGCATCAGTCACGTCTACGTGGTGGGACTGGCGGCCGACTACTGCGTCAGGAGCACGGCTCTGGATGCGGCGGCTGAGGGCTTTGTCACGGTGATCGTGGAGGAGGGCACTAAACCTGTTGACCCAGCGGCCTGGCCGACCGTGAGACAGGAGATAATAGCCAGCGGGGTTGGTATCGTTGACATGGACTCAGAGGAAGTCAAGAAGCTGTTTACGTGA
- a CDS encoding oxidoreductase, whose translation MDSYRKNLWASTEDRPGSLRPSCLWLPCRECKFFFFVRSNFFLLFFSCCQYELIRFILFNNLLCENLAIYHCNYNINLLFTIPYMISQVINMAPSVLSTVSLLAAFASAAVAGGNTDVAQKPLLSYFECEHPAYKIQVVSKSPLVIYIHNFITPTERQHLQDVTKNTFTHAGVTANDGQDNTVKESQERSSQSTNVPRDAVVRCIEDRALAFQGHDVARSQLEPLQLVKYGQGQGQGHHFHTDWFADVAQHATAALGGNRLSSFFAYVDVSNSTEGNGDETIVGGGTNFPMLDAPRDERWCAVLDCDEPWANGVTFRPIAGNAVYWENMLPAGAGGDHRTLHAVLPLIKGSKIGMNIWTRQGSMSDDVRGPDI comes from the exons ATGGATAGCTACAGGAAAAACCTCTGGGCGTCTACCGAAGATCGTCCGGGATCGCTTCGTCCCAGCTGTTTGTGGTTGCCCTGCCGAGAatgtaagttttttttttttgtccgttccaatttttttctcctgtttttttcttgttgccAGTACGAGTTAATACGCTTTATTCTGTTTAATAACCTCCTCTGCGAGAATCTTGCCATATATCATTGTAACTATAATATCAATCTACTTTTCACTATTCCGTACATGATCTCGCAAGTCATCAACATGGCCCCTTCAGTTCTATCCACAGTTTCGCTGCTGGCAGCATTCGCCTCAGCAGCCGTGGCTGGCGGCAACACTGATGTTGCGCAAAAGCCGCTGCTAAGCTATTTCGAAtgcgaacatcccgcctacAAAATTCAGGTCGTGTCCAAGTCGCCGCTCGTGATATATATTCACAATTTCATCACACCCACCGAGCGCCAACATCTGCAAGACGTCAC CAAAAACACCTTTACCCACGCCGGCGTGACCGCAAACGACGGCCAGGACAACACGGTCAAGGAGAGCCAAGAGCGCAGCTCGCAGTCTACCAACGTGCCGCGCGACGCCGTGGTCCGGTGCATCGAGGACCGGGCGCTCGCCTTCCAGGGCCACGACGTCGCGCGCTCGCAGCTCGAGCCGCTGCAGCTGGTCAAGTACGGCCAGGGCCAGGGCCAGGGCCACCACTTCCACACGGACTGGTTCGCCGACGTGGCTCAGCACGCGACCGCCGCGCTGGGCGGGAACCGGCTGTCGTCCTTCTTCGCCTACGTCGACGTGTCCAACTCGACCGAGGGCAACGGCGACGAGAccatcgtcggcggcggcacaaACTTCCCCATGCTGGACGCGCCCCGGGACGAGAGGTGGTGCGCCGTCCTGGACTGCGACGAGCCCTGGGCAAACGGCGTCACCTTTCGCCCCATCGCGGGCAACGCCGTCTACTGGGAGAACATGCTGCCGGCCGGTGCTGGCGGCGACCACCGGACTTTACATGCTGTTCTGCCGCTGATCAAGGGATCCAAGATTGGGATGAACATTTGGACGAGGCAAGGGTCGATGAGCGATGACGTTAGGGGGCCGGACATCTGA
- a CDS encoding ctr copper transporter, with amino-acid sequence MGSPTRELLETVLTSVLPMASLAAASTATSGGHNHQIMATPSTATNSSAHSASGHTGATPGSNTPDCKISMLWNWHTIDACFISTEWRITSTAMFAGSCIGIVLLVVCLEGLRRSVKEFDRLLARRHAASPEAALPFRPSALQQGVRAALHTAQFAVAYFIMLLAMYYNGYFIICIFIGAYIGAMAFQWETFPGCGEVHGGRTSATKEATVCCG; translated from the exons ATGGGATCACCAACAAGAGAACTTCTTGAGACGGTATTGACATCAGTCTTGCCCATGGCATCTTTGGCAGCGGCCTCAACAGCGACATCCGGCGGCCACAATCACCAAATTATGGCCACACCATCCACGGCAACCAACAGCAGTGCACACAGCGCCAGTGGACACACAGGAGCCACACCTGGGAGCAACACACCAGACTGCAAGATCTCT ATGCTATGGAACTGGCACACCATCGACGCCTGCTTCATCTCGACCGAGTGGCGCATAACCAGCACAGCCATGTTCGCCGGCTCCTGCATCGGCATCGTACTCCTCGTCGTGTGCCTTGAGGGCCTCCGTCGCTCCGTCAAGGAATTCGACCGGCTGCTCGCCCGGCGGCATGCCGCCTCCCCGGAGGCGGCCCTGCCGTTCCGCCCGAGCGCTCTGCAGCagggggtgcgggccgcccTCCACACCGCGCAGTTCGCGGTGGCCTACTTCATAATGCTGCTGGCCATGTACTACAACGGATACTTTATCATATGTATCTTTATTGGTGCCTATATAGGCGCCATGGCGTTCCAATGGGAGACGTTTCCGGGATGCGGGGAGGTGCATGGCGGTAGGACGAGCGCGACCAAGGAGGCGACAGTTTGTTGCGGCTGA
- a CDS encoding stress-induced-phosphoprotein 1, which yields MSTADELKALGNKAIAEKNFDEAVKHFTAAIELTPENHILYSNRSAAYASKKDYEAALKDAEKTVELKPDWPKGYSRKGAALYGKRDLAAAADAYEAGLKLDPNNAGLKNDLASVQRAIDQELQGGGPSGSDPMGGLGQMFNDPQLIQKLASNPKTANLLADPSFMQKLQSIRSNPSNSTELFSDPRMIQVLGVLMGVDMEMRDPADMPAGSVPTQEDSPMPDAPKAQPAKAPEPAPEPEPEEEDEEAVEKRKAKEAADKEKAIGTENYKKRNFDEAIKHYQAAWDLHKDITYLNNLGAAQFEKGDYQACIETCTKAVDEGRAIYADFKTIAKSYARIGSANEKLGNMDVAIENYKTSLREHRTPDVLKKLNACEKAKKEKERLEYMDPVKAEEAREEGNTKFKNSDWPGAVAAYSEMIKRAPDDPRGYSNRAAAFVKLLEFPSALQDCDTAIAKDPKFIRAYIRKAQAYFGMREYSKCMDACTEAAQVDREHHNGANAREIEQQQNKALQAMYSARENETEEQTRERLQRDPEIMGIMGDPVMQAILQQAQSDPAALQEHMKNPSVRTKIQKLVAAGVIRMGR from the exons ATGTCTACCGCGGACGAGCTCAAGGCTCTAGGCAACAAGGCCATTGCGGAGAAGAACTTTGACGAGGCTGT CAAGCACTTCACTGCAGCCATCGAACTCACACCCGAGAACCACATTCTTTACAGCAACCGATCAGCCGCATACGCATCCAAGAAGGACTACGAAGCAGCGCTCAAGGATGCAGAGAAGACGGTTGAGCTGAAGCCCGACTGGCCCAAGGGATACAGCCGGAAGGGAGCTGCGCTCTATGGCAAGAGGGACCTGGCTGCGGCCGCCGACGCGTACGAGGCTGGCTTGAAGCTGGACCCTAACAATGCGGGCTTGAAGAACGACTTGGCTTCGGTTCAGAGGGCGATCGATCAGGAACTTCAAG GAGGAGGTCCCAGCGGCTCCGACCCGATGGGTGGCCTTGGCCAGATGTTCAACGACCCTCAGCTCATCCAGAAGCTCGCCTCGAACCCCAAGACCGCCAACCTTCTCGCAGACCCCTCTTTCATGCAAAAGCTCCAGTCCATCCGTTCCAATCCCAGCAACAGTACAGAACTCTTCAGTGACCCGCGCATGATCCAAGTGCTAGGCGTCCTCATGGGCGTCGACATGGAGATGCGTGACCCCGCAGATATGCCCGCAGGCAGCGTCCCCACCCAGGAGGATTCCCCGATGCCCGATGcccccaaggcccagccCGCCAAGGCTCCCGAACCCGCCCCCGAGCCGGAACcggaagaagaagacgaggaggccgttgagaagcgcaaggccaaggaggctGCTGACAAGGAGAAGGCGATCGGAACGGAGAACTACAAGAAGCGCAACTTTGACGAGGCCATTAAGCACTACCAGGCTGCGTGGGACCTTCACAAGGATATAACATACCTTAACAACCTTGGCGCGGCACAGTTCGAGAAGGGCGACTACCAGGCTTGTATCGAAACGTGCACCAAGGCTGTCGATGAGGGTCGCGCCATCTACGCTGACTTCAAGACGATCGCCAAGTCATATGCGCGCATCGGCTCGGCGAACGAGAAGCTTGGCAACATGGACGTCGCCATCGAGAACTACAAGACGTCTCTGCGTGAGCACCGCACGCCGGATGTGCTGAAAAAGCTCAATGCGTGcgaaaaggccaagaaggagaaggaaaGGCTGGAGTACATGGATCCGGTCAAAGCTGAGGAGGCACGCGAGGAGGGTAAcaccaagttcaagaactcGGACTGGCCCGGTGCAGTCGCCGCCTACTCAGAGATGATCAAGCGGGCGCCTGATGACCCCCGCGGATACAGCAACAGGGCTGCCGCCTTTGTCAAGCTGCTTGAGTTCCCCTCGGCGCTGCAGGACTGCGACACGGCCATTGCAAAGGACCCCAAGTTTATTCGTGCCTACATCCGCAAGGCCCAGGCCTACTTTGGCATGCGCGAGTACAGCAAGTGCATGGACGCCTGCACCGAGGCTGCGCAGGTCGACCGCGAGCACCACAACGGCGCCAACGCCAGAGAGattgagcagcagcagaacaAGGCTCTGCAGGCCATGTACTCGGCCAGGGAGAACGAGACGGAGGAACAGACCAGGGAGAGGCTGCAGCGTGACCCAGAG ATCATGGGTATCATGGGCGACCCAGTCATGCAGGCCATCCTGCAGCAGGCACAGAGCGATCCTGCCGCTCTGCAGGAGCACATGAAGAACCCGAGCGTTCGTACCAAAATCCAGAAGCTGGTCGCTGCTGGCGTCATTCGCATGGGTCGTTAA